A stretch of DNA from Silvanigrella paludirubra:
TTGAAAATGATTAATATAACAATTTATTCTTACTGCGAATCAATCAATTGATAACCAAATCCATGAATTGTTTCGATCATAGAGCCAGCAGTTCCGAGTTTTTGACGTAAACGTTTTATATGTGTATCTACGGTGCGTGTGTTTACTTGTCCCTCATATCCCCAAACTTTTTGCAATAATGCTTCTCGGCTTTGGAGTTTTCCTACTCTCTCTGATAGAAAAACAAGCAGTTGATATTCAGTAGCAGTTAAAGAAACAGTTTCGTTATTTACTGTTACTTTAAATTCTTCTGGAAATATTTTAATAGAGCCAACAGATATTATTTTATGCTGTGAATTATCGCTTGTATCTGTATTTGAGAATGTAGTTTTATCATCATCTTTATTAAAATTATTTTGGTTTGAATTTATAAATTTAGGAGCATTCGAGCGCCGAAGAAGCGCATTTACACGAAGCATTAATTCTCTTGGAGAAAAAGGTTTGGTAATGTAGTCATCCGCACCAGCTTCAAAGCCTTCGACTTTATCTTTTTCTTGAGATCGCGCAGTTAAAAGTATGACAAAAATTCCCGATGTCGCTGCGTTTTCACGGACGTTTTTTAAAATTTCTGTTCCATATTTATTAGGTAACATGACATCGAGAAGAACTAAGTTTGGTTTGAATTGAGAAATAAGTTCAAAGGCGCCATTGCCATCAAAATGGGATTTTACTTCAAAATCCCTTGATGCTTCTAGTGTGTATTTGAGAAGGTTATTTAGATCGCGGTCATCCTCAATAATAAGAATGCGCAGCTTTTCATCCTTCATACTTATTTATTTTCGCTTTCTTCTTTAATACTATCGAGAGCTTCTCTTTTAATTTTATCTTGTAATTGCATAAAACCATCAAGAACGGCTTCGGGAGTGGGAGGGCAACCTGGAACATAAACATCTACAGGAATGATTTTATCTACGCCTTGCATTACATGGTAAGCACGATAAAAACCTCCAGAAGAAGCACAAGCACCCATAGATAAAACCCATTTTGGCTCTGGCATTTGATCATAAATGCGCTTAATTACAGGTCCCATTTTTTCTGTAATAGTCCCAGCAACAATGAGAAGATCGGCTTGTTTTGGGGAAAAGCGAACAACTTCGGCACCAAAACGAGCTAAGTCATATTTAGGTCCCATTACGGACATCAATTCAATACCGCAGCAAGCTGTACCAAAAGGATAAGGCCATAGTGAGTTCTTACGAGCCCATGCAACGAGTTCTTTTTGTTTTGTTGTAATATAAAATTCATTTCCATAATTATGGTGCTTCATTTTTTAAAGCCCTCCTTTAACACTTTTAAACTAATCTTTTCACTCAGGCTTATCAAATGGAAAGGTCGGAACTTTGCCAAAAAAGTCGAGGATAAGTTTTATTGAACATTCTTGCGGTAAACTCATGTGAACTGTATCGCCAAAACCTAAATGAGCGCAGGAGTCGGGACCATCTACACAGACAAGTCCTTGCCGCATGCGTGAAAAAAACAAAAGAGATTTTTCATTTCCATCTATATTAAATTTTTGCAAATTTAAAGATTCATTTCGTGGTGTGTATGGTTCACGAACTGCGACGTGGATATCTGCAGAAGTGATATCAGTTTTGTCAAAACCATATGAAGAAATTGCAGCCGTGCTACCAGCTGAAGTTGATACCCATAGACCGCTAGATAATTGTTTTTCAGACTGCAGTTCTTGATTGCCCATAAGGGAACAAATTGATAATTGGTAGCGGCTTGTTGCTGCTGGGTGACGATTGCATAAAAGAACATCATTTAAAGCTAAAGGAAGACTTTGTTTTCGTGAAGCTTCTAATTTTAAACGGCGTACATTTTTTACTTTGTATTTATTATTAATAAAACATTCAATTGTCTTATCTATGTATTTTGGAATCACTGGACACATATGACCGACGGAATGTTCTGGGCAAGAGTTTATACCAAGTAAACAAACATCACCACCAACATGATGGCTTGCATGTAAAAGAGTTCCATCGCCGCCTAATGAAATTACTAGATTTTTTTTTGGTCGTAACCCTGAATTATCGCATTTATCATTGTAGTAACAAATATTATTTTCATATAATTCATCTAAATTAAAAACTTTATAACTTAGAGAATATTTTTCTAGGCTTTTAATTAATAACTCTCTGCTTTTAACGTGATCATTATGTGCTTGCTGAAGAGGAACAGGTGTTTGTTTGTCCCTTTCTAAATAATCAAAGAAATCAACATTTAACTTACTATGTGTATAGCGCTCAAGAGTTGTTTGTTTTTGAATAATATATACGTCAACTTCACTTTGCAAAATATTTACCTTTCACAATGATACGGTAGCGCTTTTGCCTCTTAAAATTGATTTTGTTAATTTAAAAGGGCAGGGTTGATTTTTATTTTATCATTTTTCTCATAATTCTTAAGAATAGATTTTTGGCTACTTGATGCGAACTCTTGGCTGCTAGATGCCATCATTTGTTTTTTTAACGCTTCAATTTGATCTTTAGGAGTTACGGGCGAATTTTTAGAAACCAATTTTATAATTGCTTTTTTAGTTCCAAAATCTAATATTTTTGGAATAATATCACCAGGATTTTTTAATGAAAATACATTTTGAGCAAGGCTTTTTGCCATGCCTAATTCATTAATAAATGAATCTGTAGTTTTATAGATTTTGCTAACATATTGCCAAGTAATTTTATTTTCTGCGAGAATTGAATTTAGTTTAGTTATATTTTTTGCAGAGATCGCATCATTTATTTCTTTTTGAAGATCAGTATCTAGCTTTTGTTTTATTTGATTTCCAACAAGTTGTTCTGCTAATTGCAACTTAACATCATCAAATGTTTTAGTAACTGCAGCTTTGCCTTCTGTAAATTTAAAAATACGGTATCCAAAAGGAGTTTCCACAATAGGTGATAAAGGGTTTTTATCGTTTAATGCTAAAACAGCTTGAGCTGATTTGGGATCAATATTTGATTCATCAATAAATCCAATGTTACCTTTGTTGTTTTTTGCGTTAAGATCATCATTTGTTTCTGAGGCTAATTTAGCAAAATCAGTTCCCGATTTTAATTTACTTTCAATTTGTGCGGCAAGAGTTTTAGCTTCTTCTTGAGATCTTTTTAATGCATCGCCTTGAGCTCTTTGGGCTGTTTTATAAGATATTAAAATAGAAAGTGCTTTGACCTGCGCTTTTTGTTGATATTGATTTTTAGAGTTTTGATAAAGCTCATTTAAATTAGATTGATTTGCTTTATCATCCGCATATTTTTTTGCTTGATCCGCTATTTTAGCTTTTAATGCAGCATCAGGTAAAGAAACAACGGCATATTGAAGGTTAAATTCTGTTGTATTTATTTTATCTTGAGCTTCAGCTAAAGAAGTGCTTACAGGAGTTGGAAGATATAATAAATTATTCATTTTTTGAATTTCGAGCTGTTGCTTTAAATAAGAGTAAAAGCTCAATTCTGACATTTGCTGAGAAGCAATATAGTTTTTAAATAATTGAAACTCAAACTGCTTTGTCTGAGGATTTTGAAACTGTGGAATGCTTTTAATAAGAACGGCCATTTCTTCATCGGTTGCAATCCAACCAATTGATTTTGCTTGTTCAGCAAGTACTTTTTCTTCGATCATACGTTGGATAACTTGTTGAACAATCGCTTTTCTTTGTTCTGGTGGGGTATCTTGAGATAGTTGTGAAGAGATAACGGCAGCAAACTGCTGCATGTCAATTTTATCGGAACCAACTTGAGCAGCTGTATTTGGATCAAGTCCAAATAAATTGCGTGGATTCAAGCTCCCAAAACCAGTGAAAATAAAGGCAGTACATGCCATTACAATTACAAAACCAAATACAAATGATTTGGTGCTTACGGATGAAAATATTCTAGTGTTTAAACGCACAGCTAACTCCTCTGCAAAAAACCGTCAACATTATCTCGCACTTTTTGAGAACAATTTCAAACTTTAAAAGAAAAGATCTTTATTTTTGCGCTAAGAGGTCATATCATTTTAAGATAAATCTGATAAGTAGCAACTTGCTTTTATATTAGACAAATTTAAATGGGTTAAAAATGATTCAATTTAAAAGATATGGGTTTTGGCTTGTCTCTATCATAACATTGATTTTTACAATGTTTTTTTTCTCGACAACTCACCCGACTAAAAAAGAATTAAGTATTCTTGAAAAAATTGTTTATACACTAAGTAAACCAATTGAAGTCATATTTTTATCATCAAGTCATTATGTGTATTCTACTTATCATTCTTTTATTGATTTAAAAGATGCAAGAAAAGAAGCCGATGAATTACACAGAGAAAATGCGGAATTAAAAGTCAAATTGAGAACACTTGATGATATTGTTCTAGAAAATAATCGTTTAAGAAAACTTTTAAATTTATCGGACAGAACATCGGTTAAATTTGTTACTTGTGAAGTAACAAGTTCTGACCCTTCCTTTGTATATAAAAATGTTCGCATAAACCAAGGCTCTAAAAATGGACTACAACCAGGGATGGGTGTTGTTGCAGAAGAAGGTGTTGTTGGTGTGGTAATGCGTGTTTCGATAAATCATTCAGATGTTTTATTAATGGTAGATCCAAATAGTAACTTAGATGTTATTGTTGCAAGAAATAGAAGACGTGGTGTTTTGCAAGGAGGTACCGCGGGTTCTATGCAATTTAAATATTTAGAGAGAGGAAGTAGTATTTTAGTTGGAGATGAAATTGTAACGAGCGGATTAACAGGATCATTTCCAAGTGGTATTTTGGTCGGTAAAGTAACAAATATCCGAGTGAACTCAGATGGGGTTACCCAGACAATTGAAGTAAAGCCAGCAGTAGATTTTTCAGATATATCTGAAGCTCTTGTTTTATTGAATCCAAATAGAGAAGTTGATGTTATACGTAAAGTTGGTGGAGTTGATTGGATGAAAAAATTATTAGAAGCTAATGCGGAGAAATCTGGTGGCTAATCCTAATTTTTTAAGAAGTAAAACATCGCATTTTATATCATCATTGCTTTTATTAATTTTTTTAGTTTATTTGCAATCTTCATTGTTAGCAAAATTTCCTTCATTTTGGTTTCATATAGATATTGTTTCAATTGCAATTGTTTATATAAGTGTTCAACACTTTCTACCATTGGCTTTAATAAAAATATTATTTACAGCTGTTTTACTTCAAGTATGTTCTGCTGCTCCTTCTGGATTTTATGTAATGTATTTTTTATTAATCATTGTTTTTTCAAATATTTTATCAAAAGTATTTTTGTTTAATAGTTTTTTTGGACAATTTTTCATTTTCTTAAGTATTATTATTTTAAAATATTTTTTGTTTTATTTTTCAATTTTTCCAAGAGATTTAAATTCATTATTTGGAATAATATCAATTTCATGGCAAGGATTTATCGTAACTATTTTGCTGTCATTACCATTTTTTAGATTATTTATTTTTATTGATTCTTTTTTTGAGTTTATCCCTTCTCATGATAAAAAGAAAGTAATTGATTTATAATTTAATTTTTCTATGGAGTTGGGTAATGCTTGATAATAGATCAAAGCAAGAGTCCGTTTCAGATCCCAATAGAAGAAACATTATTGTTTCTTGTTTTCTTGGTATTACAGCTGCTATAACAGCAAGGCTATGGTACCTACAAATAATTAAAGGAACAGACTTTTCGGTTGCTTCTGCAAGAAATAGAGTGCGCGAAATTACTAGACCAGCTCCGAGGGGATTAATTTACGACCGTTATAGTAGAATATTATTATCTAATAGATTGTTTTTTGATCTTATCGTTATACCGCAATATCTTCAAAATAGACCAAAAACATTATCCATAGTTTCTGACTTATTTCATATTCCATTGGCACAAATTGAAAGAAAATTATTAGAATCTCAAGCAAACCCTAAATTTGTACCTGTACGTATTAAAAGAAATTTATCTTTGCATGAAGTGGCTACATTGGAGTCAAATAAATTCTTTTTACCAGGTGTGGATGTGGATTCAGCTCCAAGACGCGATTATTTAGGAAATGAATCTGCTCATTTATTTGGTTATTTAGGAGAAGTAACTTCTAAAGAATTAGATATATTAAATTCTCAAGTAACAAATTATCAATATCGTGTTGGATCTATTATTGGTAAAACAGGAATAGAAAGAAAGTATGAGAGATATTTAAGAGGCGGTGAAGGAAGAGAAGCATTATTGGTCGATGCTTTAGGGCGTTTACAAGCAGATTCTTCCTTAGATATTTCTTTGAATTTAAGTAGGCCAGCTCAAAGAGGAAACGATGTTTATTTAACAATTGACTCTGATTTACAAAATGTAGCAACTGAAGCATTTAGAAATAAAAATGGAGCTGTTTGTGCAATCGATCCTAATAATGGTGAAATTTTAGTTTATTTATCAAATCCAAATTATAAGTTAGCAATGTATCAAGATGGTTTAACCATGGAAGACTGGCAAAACTTAAGATCAAATCCATTTAAACCTTTATTAGATAAAGTAACAGGGGGTGCTTATCCTCCAGGATCTACTTTTAAAATTATTGTTGCCATTGCTGCTCTTGAAGAAGGAATTGTGACTCCTGATCGAAAATTCAATTGTCCTGGCTATTTTGTTCTTGGAAATGGGCGTTGGAAATGTTGGAAACATACTGGTCATGGACCTGTAAATATGTCTTCTGCTTTATCTTTAAGTTGTGATGTTTATTTTTATAACGTTGGTAACTTAGTTGGTATTGATAGAATTGCAAAATGGGGAAGATTATTTGGATTAGGTGAAAGAACAGGCCTTGATTTAAATATGGAATTACCAGGAATATCTCCTTCCACAGAATGGAAATTAAGAACAAAAGGATTGCCATGGTTAAGTGGTGACACGATAAATGCTTCGATTGGTCAAGGATTTAATCTTTGTACACCCATTCAAATATTAAATGCTTTTGCAGCTGTTGGTAATGGTGGTACTTTATATAAACCTCATTTCTTAAAAAAGATTATTGATAGCCAAGGAAAGACTATTTTTGAAGAAAAACAAACCGAAATTAGACAAATAAAAATGAATCCAACAAATTTAGCAGTTATTAAAAAAGGTTTACATGATGTTGTGGAAGCATCGGACGGTACCGCAAAAAAAGCTCGTGTACCTGGATTTACGGTTTCTGGAAAAACAGGAACAGCACAAACTTCAGCCTTAAAATTTACTAAAGGAATTAATCCAGAAGATGTTGCATTTAAAGCTTTAGATCATGCTTGGTTTGCAGCTTATAGTCCAAGTGAAAATCCAGAAATCGCTGTTGTTGTTTTTAGTGAATATGAAGGTGGTGGTGGTGGTGCAAATGCAGCGCCTATTGCCCAGCAAATTATAGAAGGGTATTGGCGTAAAAAGTTTCCAGAAAAATTTGCTAAACCTACAAAAATGGCAATCAATTCTCCTAAGGAAAAAGAGGTACCAGATAATAAAAAAAATGAGATAAATAAATTAGAAGATGAAATAAATATAAACCATGAACAAAATGAATCTGAGCTTGAGAAAATAAACATTCCGGATGAGTTGAGGCAATAAATTATGATTATATTTTCATTATTAAAAGATCGCTTTAAAGGAATGCCATGGGGAATTATTGTTACTTGTTATGCAATCATAGGTATAGGGCTTTATAATTTATATAGCGCCACAAATGCATCATATAATCCATCTCGATTTTATGATCAAATTATATTTGTTTTAATTGGAACAATAGCAGCTATTTTTTGGGGTGTTTTTCTTGATTTAAAAAATTTAGAACGATTAAGTTTAATTGGATATATTTTAGTTTGTATCATGTTATTTGCAGTTGATATTTTTGGAAGAAGTGCAAAAGGTGCAGAAAGATGGCTTGTATTAGGTCCTATTCGTATACAGCCGAGTGAGTTTGTTAAGTTTGTTATTATTTTAATTGTGGCGCGAAGTTTTAATATTATGAAAGGGTTTTCTGAGTTCTCACTTTTAAGTCTTTGGCGACAAATATTTTATATAGGTTTGCCATTTTTATTAATATTAGCACAACCTGATCTTGGTACTGCTAGTTTAGTTCTTTTAATTTCTGGTCTTCAAATAGCAACAATTAAAGTAAGAGCAAAAAGTTTATTAACTGTTTTATTTATAACTGTTTCTTTATCAATAATGGCTTGGAATTTTATTTTATATGATTATCAAAAACAACGTGTGTTAACTTTTATAAATCCAATGCTAGATCCAAGAGGATCTGGCTATCATTCTATTCAAAGTATGATTGCTGTTGGAAGCGGGGGGCTTTGGGGGCAAGGATTTGGACAAGGAACCCAAGCTCGTTTAAATTTTTTGCCAGAGCGTCATACCGATTTTGCCTTTTCTGTTTGGGCTGAAGAACATGGATTTATAGGATGTCTTATTCTTATTTTTTTATTTGCTATTTTAATAATTCAAATTTTTCAAATTGCAGATAGAGCGAGAGACTCTTTTTCTTCATTAGCAGCTGTTGGGGTTGGTGCTTTTTTTCTTTTTCATTTTATAATTAATATCAGTATGGTATTGGGTGTATTTCCTGTTGTTGGTGTACCTCTTTCTTTTATTAGCTATGGAGGAACACATATGGTAACAGCTTTAAGTTGCATTGGCATTGTAGTTGCCGTAGAACGAAAGAGACATTTGTCTACAACATCTTTTTAAGGAGAGCTCTCTTGTCTGAGAATAAAGCTGAAGTAAGTAAAATGAGATTAAAAGTGTTTTTTATAGGTAGCTTTATTGTTGCTTTTTTAGGTGCCTCTATATATTTATTTATTTCCGCCTATGATGATAAAGCGAGTTTAGCTACAGCCCCTGTAATGAATAATGATATAAATACACCAGCAAAAAATAATTCCGAAAAGTGGCATTAAATTTCTATTGTTTCTATGGAGTTAAAATGCGCATACTTGGAATTGATCCTGGAACGAGAATAGCAGGATATGGAGTAATTGATCTTTCTATTGAAGGTTCAATGAAAGCGGTTGCGGCAGGAGCGTGGAAATTAGATGAGAATAAAGATCTTGCTTGTCGATTAGCAACACTTGCGATTGAATTTAGAAGAGTTGTTGAAGCTTATTCCCCTACCCATATGTGCCTTGAACTTTCTTTTTTAGCAGACAATCCAAGAACTGCCTTGTTTTTGGGGCATGCGAGAGGTGTAGTTTTATCAGAAGCTCATCAAAGTGGATTAAAAATAAGTGAAATAAGTGCGACATCGGCAAAAAAAATTATTTCAGGAAACGGAAGAGCAGATAAATCCTCAATA
This window harbors:
- a CDS encoding response regulator transcription factor, whose translation is MKDEKLRILIIEDDRDLNNLLKYTLEASRDFEVKSHFDGNGAFELISQFKPNLVLLDVMLPNKYGTEILKNVRENAATSGIFVILLTARSQEKDKVEGFEAGADDYITKPFSPRELMLRVNALLRRSNAPKFINSNQNNFNKDDDKTTFSNTDTSDNSQHKIISVGSIKIFPEEFKVTVNNETVSLTATEYQLLVFLSERVGKLQSREALLQKVWGYEGQVNTRTVDTHIKRLRQKLGTAGSMIETIHGFGYQLIDSQ
- a CDS encoding NADH-quinone oxidoreductase subunit B; this encodes MKHHNYGNEFYITTKQKELVAWARKNSLWPYPFGTACCGIELMSVMGPKYDLARFGAEVVRFSPKQADLLIVAGTITEKMGPVIKRIYDQMPEPKWVLSMGACASSGGFYRAYHVMQGVDKIIPVDVYVPGCPPTPEAVLDGFMQLQDKIKREALDSIKEESENK
- a CDS encoding NAD(+)/NADH kinase, whose protein sequence is MQSEVDVYIIQKQTTLERYTHSKLNVDFFDYLERDKQTPVPLQQAHNDHVKSRELLIKSLEKYSLSYKVFNLDELYENNICYYNDKCDNSGLRPKKNLVISLGGDGTLLHASHHVGGDVCLLGINSCPEHSVGHMCPVIPKYIDKTIECFINNKYKVKNVRRLKLEASRKQSLPLALNDVLLCNRHPAATSRYQLSICSLMGNQELQSEKQLSSGLWVSTSAGSTAAISSYGFDKTDITSADIHVAVREPYTPRNESLNLQKFNIDGNEKSLLFFSRMRQGLVCVDGPDSCAHLGFGDTVHMSLPQECSIKLILDFFGKVPTFPFDKPE
- a CDS encoding peptidylprolyl isomerase; protein product: MRLNTRIFSSVSTKSFVFGFVIVMACTAFIFTGFGSLNPRNLFGLDPNTAAQVGSDKIDMQQFAAVISSQLSQDTPPEQRKAIVQQVIQRMIEEKVLAEQAKSIGWIATDEEMAVLIKSIPQFQNPQTKQFEFQLFKNYIASQQMSELSFYSYLKQQLEIQKMNNLLYLPTPVSTSLAEAQDKINTTEFNLQYAVVSLPDAALKAKIADQAKKYADDKANQSNLNELYQNSKNQYQQKAQVKALSILISYKTAQRAQGDALKRSQEEAKTLAAQIESKLKSGTDFAKLASETNDDLNAKNNKGNIGFIDESNIDPKSAQAVLALNDKNPLSPIVETPFGYRIFKFTEGKAAVTKTFDDVKLQLAEQLVGNQIKQKLDTDLQKEINDAISAKNITKLNSILAENKITWQYVSKIYKTTDSFINELGMAKSLAQNVFSLKNPGDIIPKILDFGTKKAIIKLVSKNSPVTPKDQIEALKKQMMASSSQEFASSSQKSILKNYEKNDKIKINPALLN
- the mreC gene encoding rod shape-determining protein MreC, whose amino-acid sequence is MIQFKRYGFWLVSIITLIFTMFFFSTTHPTKKELSILEKIVYTLSKPIEVIFLSSSHYVYSTYHSFIDLKDARKEADELHRENAELKVKLRTLDDIVLENNRLRKLLNLSDRTSVKFVTCEVTSSDPSFVYKNVRINQGSKNGLQPGMGVVAEEGVVGVVMRVSINHSDVLLMVDPNSNLDVIVARNRRRGVLQGGTAGSMQFKYLERGSSILVGDEIVTSGLTGSFPSGILVGKVTNIRVNSDGVTQTIEVKPAVDFSDISEALVLLNPNREVDVIRKVGGVDWMKKLLEANAEKSGG
- the mrdA gene encoding penicillin-binding protein 2; translated protein: MLDNRSKQESVSDPNRRNIIVSCFLGITAAITARLWYLQIIKGTDFSVASARNRVREITRPAPRGLIYDRYSRILLSNRLFFDLIVIPQYLQNRPKTLSIVSDLFHIPLAQIERKLLESQANPKFVPVRIKRNLSLHEVATLESNKFFLPGVDVDSAPRRDYLGNESAHLFGYLGEVTSKELDILNSQVTNYQYRVGSIIGKTGIERKYERYLRGGEGREALLVDALGRLQADSSLDISLNLSRPAQRGNDVYLTIDSDLQNVATEAFRNKNGAVCAIDPNNGEILVYLSNPNYKLAMYQDGLTMEDWQNLRSNPFKPLLDKVTGGAYPPGSTFKIIVAIAALEEGIVTPDRKFNCPGYFVLGNGRWKCWKHTGHGPVNMSSALSLSCDVYFYNVGNLVGIDRIAKWGRLFGLGERTGLDLNMELPGISPSTEWKLRTKGLPWLSGDTINASIGQGFNLCTPIQILNAFAAVGNGGTLYKPHFLKKIIDSQGKTIFEEKQTEIRQIKMNPTNLAVIKKGLHDVVEASDGTAKKARVPGFTVSGKTGTAQTSALKFTKGINPEDVAFKALDHAWFAAYSPSENPEIAVVVFSEYEGGGGGANAAPIAQQIIEGYWRKKFPEKFAKPTKMAINSPKEKEVPDNKKNEINKLEDEININHEQNESELEKINIPDELRQ
- the rodA gene encoding rod shape-determining protein RodA gives rise to the protein MIIFSLLKDRFKGMPWGIIVTCYAIIGIGLYNLYSATNASYNPSRFYDQIIFVLIGTIAAIFWGVFLDLKNLERLSLIGYILVCIMLFAVDIFGRSAKGAERWLVLGPIRIQPSEFVKFVIILIVARSFNIMKGFSEFSLLSLWRQIFYIGLPFLLILAQPDLGTASLVLLISGLQIATIKVRAKSLLTVLFITVSLSIMAWNFILYDYQKQRVLTFINPMLDPRGSGYHSIQSMIAVGSGGLWGQGFGQGTQARLNFLPERHTDFAFSVWAEEHGFIGCLILIFLFAILIIQIFQIADRARDSFSSLAAVGVGAFFLFHFIINISMVLGVFPVVGVPLSFISYGGTHMVTALSCIGIVVAVERKRHLSTTSF
- a CDS encoding GlsB/YeaQ/YmgE family stress response membrane protein produces the protein MSENKAEVSKMRLKVFFIGSFIVAFLGASIYLFISAYDDKASLATAPVMNNDINTPAKNNSEKWH
- a CDS encoding crossover junction endodeoxyribonuclease RuvC, coding for MRILGIDPGTRIAGYGVIDLSIEGSMKAVAAGAWKLDENKDLACRLATLAIEFRRVVEAYSPTHMCLELSFLADNPRTALFLGHARGVVLSEAHQSGLKISEISATSAKKIISGNGRADKSSIAKIMSSMLGFKLDILPFDATDALAIACADAVRMKETKITLNMNEKNRTPLQNEILTNWKNNKKNSKKGIFNFSSLLK